CGCGCCGTTTTGGCCAACGCAGGTATACTGGCTGTTCACAGTCGTACCGAACATCCAGGGCGGCCAGGATCTGGATGGTGACAAGGGGCTGTAATGGGCTGTACGAGTGCTGCACCCTTTCACATTTTTGAACAAGCCCCCCATCATTAAACTGCAGGCATCCACGCGCAACCATGCAACATGAATGGCTCCTGAAACGCAATTGCTCCATGACGCCCCGGCAAGTGGCCAAGGCGTATGGCATGCTGTGCACCGGCGTGCTGGGCGTGAGCCTTGCCTTCGCCATGCAGGGGATCTGGATCGTGTTCGCGTTCGCGCTACTGGAAATCACCGTTGTCGTGGCGGCGCTGTTGTACTACGCCCGCCATGCACTGGATCAGGAGCGTGTATGCCTCAGTGACAGCTGTCTGCGCATCGAGCGCACCCATGCAGGCCAGGTGGAGCACTTCATCCTCGACCCGCACCGCACCCGGATTGTTGTCCCGGACCGGCGACGCCAGCTGATCGCATTGGAGTCACGCGGCGTCAAGATCGAACTGGGGAGCTACGTGTCAGAAACGGCGCGGCGGGCCGTGGCGCGCGAACTGAAAGCCAGCTTGCCGCGCGGGCTGTATTCGTAGTGGTGGACTACCCGTCGGCACGTCCGCCCGAGCGGTTTTGCGGTGTGTCCCTGGAAACCCAGGTAGATTCATGGTTGCCGGCATCATGCACATGAAATCCGGGTAGTACATTGGCAAAGCGGCATCGATTGCCTGAAAAGCTGGTCGTCAGCGAACGTCACACCAGCGCTGTAACGGGCCTTGGCCTGCTCGGGCCCGGCGCGGCCCACCCACTGTTCCTGATTCCACTTTATGACGCGCCTATACAAGGTATAGCACTAGCAAGCTATGGCTGCCGCACGAGCCAATTGTTACATCGCCGCCCCCGCCCCATCAAACCCCGGGGTCAGACCACTTAAACGATCCAAAATCAATTTCCTAAATCCAGGGTCAGACCACTAATTCGCGGCACAGGCAATATTTTTAGGCGTCCGTTGGTATTTTCTTGTGCAGGCGATCATAAACTTACCCATCGTACAGATGGAGAATGCCACTGCGACATACTTCCGTGTGAATGACAAACAATTGATCGAATTGTGACGGAAAACTGGCTGTATCCGTACTGCGATCACGGCCGTCATTCGTGATTGGCGCCGACGAATGCACGGCCCAGACCCTGTCACGATGAATACAATTTCGAAAGTTTCATTTGTGTGGTTTAAGTGGTCTGACCCTGAAATTAGGAAATTGATTTAAGCGCGTTTAAGTGGTCTGACCCTGGCTGGGGGAAATCTTTCAGGGGCTGGCGGCTGCCTGGCCTACGGGATCGCGTTTCCGCCCTCGCCCGCCTGAATGCTGCCCCGGCGCGACAAATCCAGCACGCTGCGCACCCGCGCCGCAAGCTGCTCCGAACGGTATGGCTTGCCCAGCAGGTGCACGCCGGCCGCCAGCCGCCCGTCCGTACACAGGGCGTCGCGCGTATAGCCGGACGTGTACAGCACCGCAATATGGGGGAAGCGGGCCACCGCCTCGCGCGCCAATTCCGTACTCGACACCGGGCCGGGCATGACCACATCGGTAAACAGCATGTCTACCCGCGCCTGTCCACGCAGCAGGCGCAGGCCGGATTCGCCATCTTCTGCCGCCAGGATGTGATAGCCAAAGCCGCTGAGCATGGTCACGGCGGTGCTGCGCACTTCCGTATCGTCTTCCACCACCAGGATGATCTCATGGCCGCCCTCAGTGGCAGCACTCCCCGCCTCGACAGCGGGCGTGGCCGCTTCGTCCGAACGGGGGAAAAATAGCGCAACCGTGGTCCCGGCCCCCGGCGCACTGTCAATCTCAATGTGGCCGCCGCTTTGCT
This region of Massilia sp. PAMC28688 genomic DNA includes:
- a CDS encoding DUF2244 domain-containing protein, producing the protein MQHEWLLKRNCSMTPRQVAKAYGMLCTGVLGVSLAFAMQGIWIVFAFALLEITVVVAALLYYARHALDQERVCLSDSCLRIERTHAGQVEHFILDPHRTRIVVPDRRRQLIALESRGVKIELGSYVSETARRAVARELKASLPRGLYS